Genomic DNA from Paenibacillus donghaensis:
AGCTGGCGGCAGCCGGGATGGCCCCGCTCCGCAGCAAGGGGCCGCAGAGCCAGCCGCCCGAAGCTGTGGGCGGCTGGTTCAGCCTGGAAGCCGCATCGCCGGCGGAGAGGTTCTGCTTGCCGGAGCAGGAACCGCAGCCAGAGCTGCTGCCGGGACCACTGCCAGCGAGGGAACGGCCACACTGGCAGCCGCTTGCGGACCTGCCGCAGGAACCGCTGTACCCGGGCCTAGGGCAGGTCCCGGCCAGGTGGAGCCGCGAGTGGCGGCACTACCACAGTTCAACGGCCCGCCAAGTCATGGAGCAGGCCTTGGCTTGGGGCATCGGGGTAAGTCTGACCCTGGATGGACAAGTCTGTGAGTTCATTCCCTCGAGAATTACGGACAACCCTTGGATAGTGGCAGGTTACCTGCTAGAGGGTGACAGCGAAGAAGGCGCTTCCGAAATGGAGCTGACGGCTGAGGACTGGACCGGAATGAAGCTGGTATTTCCAGTTGTAAGCAGAAATTCCTCTTCTGTTGAAGCGGCCGGATATGCTATGATAGAAAGGTCTACTTCAAGCAGGTAGTCAATTTTATACAGAAATGAGATGAAGCTCATGAGCGTAGCGGAATTAAATACGGTTGATATGGCCGAAGTGCTGACATACGCCTATGAATTGGGCGACATGATAAATCAGTCTGTCGAAGTGACGGATTACTTATACTGGAAGGGACGGGTTGACACTAACCCTGAAATCCAGGCGATGATCAATCGGTTGCAGAGCAAGAAAGAACTGTTCGAGGAGACACAGCGGTTCGGACATTTCCATCCGAATTATCATTCGGCCAAGGATGAGGTAACAGCGGTAGAACTGGAGATGGAACAGTTTGAAGAGGTGGTCCGCTTCAAGCAGGCGGAGAAGATACTCGACGATATCCTGTACTCCATGTCGGAGACGATTGCTTTCTCTG
This window encodes:
- a CDS encoding YlbF family regulator — protein: MSVAELNTVDMAEVLTYAYELGDMINQSVEVTDYLYWKGRVDTNPEIQAMINRLQSKKELFEETQRFGHFHPNYHSAKDEVTAVELEMEQFEEVVRFKQAEKILDDILYSMSETIAFSVSETIKVPSNNPAPKGGCGSGGKCSCG